One region of Dryobates pubescens isolate bDryPub1 chromosome 20, bDryPub1.pri, whole genome shotgun sequence genomic DNA includes:
- the CEP131 gene encoding centrosomal protein of 131 kDa isoform X2 has product MKSATALCAVAARRTQLGARSWMCSLCPHLSVLCCRVPSLCSSMKSTRSSSSFQGGSAGDMELSLTGLPAPVWRRPGSASPAKHMVRSVSVTAEGKPKRNTLEDAGSRAMNNLRRSNSTTQVNQQVKSTRSSDQTDFLTFFESSSGGRKKPTSLSKTSPEKKTTWNVLDDQPRVVPGPSGSCSVEPPAGMRRKEAAVLLAANFTANNRSNKGAMGNCVTTMVHNNYSTTEKGPAPKSSNQVPNSLNNVVKATSNEDGESSSFVKSQKNFSSNNIMTCNNNSSLPWRKEVTEEEAERFIQQVNSAAVTIQRWYRRHSQRHRAAAAALGRLLASKREERQQRMEEGNILDLQEKKEEERRKVREEKARLARRAAIQELHQKRAQKALDAKRLAEEELVLVKESRRGAKKKPAKATSASNGSPASSVTKANNAEANFHSVPAEPEESCPADLSSMPLQDLGAEDKLQDVSSRETGGEELETVVTAVSRAQSKVTLNELLDTLRLLEEEPELLPPPKLFKKERYAWIDGEPSSNSLTADNLEKFGKLNHSPGVPEDGALLSEAKLQSIISFLDEMEKSEQERPRSAASATQREGLLSEEELAHLEQASAVATEVTSSIMRLKLEVEEKKRTISLLQTALVCEPDAQQRELTVRHIKQTEKELGHQLKLQRDQYEAAIQRHLSFIDQLIDDKKVLSEKCEAVVAELKQVDQKYGKKITQMQEQHELVWRTLGPFCEEIKKLKELMSATEKIRREKWMDEKTKKIKEITVKGLEPEIQKLIAKHKQDIRKLKLLHEAELLQSDERAAQRYSRQAEELRGLLEREKEEQSLRARQRCEQQLEQEEQALQQQRRRLYAEVAEEKERLSQQAARQRAEVEELRRQLEESSSAVTRALKEEYTKEKEEQERQHQAEVKVLKEQLEMEKQAWEANYIKKEEAWLLSRERELREELRKERDKEIELVIERLEADMSSAREECERAAENRIKRIRDKYELELQELERSERKLQERCNELKGRLAELEGESVRLQGLLKHKEQEVEEIQKVRDQLAQERSSMAEVIRQEFADKLLGMEEENKQLKVEMAEMRARQRLELDRIVQEKDQELEEVHRRVKRAVARKEENVSSLRKQYEVAVQRADCLKALLEQQRKQLLATK; this is encoded by the exons ATGAAAAGCGctacagctctgtgtgctgttgCTGCTCGTaggacacagctgggagcaCGAAGCTGGATGTGCTCCCTCTGCCCTcacctctctgtgctgtgctgcagggttccttctctctgctctaGCATGAAGAGCAcccgcagcagctcctccttccagggtggcagtgctggtgacATGGAGCTGAGCCTGACTGGCCTCCCTGCGCCGGTCTGGCGGCGCCCTGGCAGCGCCTCTCCTGCCAAGCACATGGTGCGCTCCGTCTCGGTCACCGCCGAGGGCAAACCAAAGAGGAACACACTG GAAGATGCAGGATCTCGGGCAATGAACAACCTCCGGAGGTCCAACAGCACCACCCAGGttaaccagcaggtcaagagcaCACGCAG CTCAGACCAGACAGACTTCCTGACCTTCTTTGAGAGCAGttctgggggaagaaagaagccAACAAGTCTGAGCAAAACCTCCCCAGAAAAGAAGACTACGTGGAACGTCTTG GATGATCAGCCACGTGTGGTCCCTGGCCCCTCTGGTTCCTGCAGCGTTGAGCCACCAGCAGGGATGAGGAGGAAagaagctgctgtgcttctgGCAGCCAACTTCACCGCCAACAACAG AAGCAACAAGGGCGCAATGGGCAACTGTGTCACCACCATGGTGCACAACAACTACTCCACCACTGAGAAAGGCCCTGCACCCAAAAGCTCCAACCAGGTGCCCAACTCCCTCAA CAACGTTGTCAAAGCGACCTCgaatgaggatggtgaaagcagcagctttgtgaaGTCTCAGAAGAATTTCTCCAGCAACAACATCATGACctgcaacaacaacagcagTCTGCCCTGGAGGAAGGAGGTCAccgaggaggaggcagagag gTTCATCCAGCAGGTGAACTCGGCCGCCGTGACCATCCAGCGCTGGTACCGACGCCACTCGCAgcggcacagggcagctgcagcagctctggggcgcTTGTTGGCTTCCAAAAGGGAG gaaaggcagcagcgGATGGAGGAAGGGAACATCCTGGATTtgcaggagaagaaggaggaggaacgGCGGAAGGTCCGGGAGGAGAAGGCGCGGCTGGCCCGACGTGCTGCCATCCAG GAACTGCACCAGAAAAGGGCCCAAAAGGCTTTGGATGCAAAGCGGTTGGCAGAAGAAGAGCTTGTGCTGGTGaaggagagcagaaggggagcaAAGAAGAAGCCTGCCAAAGCAACTTCTGCAAGCAATGGCAGTCCAGCCAGCAGTGTCACCAAAGCCAACAATGCTG AGGCCAATTTCCACTCAGTacctgcagagccagaggaaagctgccctgcagaCCTCAGCTCCATGCCCTTGCAGGACCTTGGGGCAGAGGACAAGCTGCAG GATGTgagctccagagagacaggTGGTGAGGAACTGGAGACAGTGGtgactgctgtcagcagggctcAGTCCAAGGTCACACTCAACGAGCTGCTGGACACGCTCAGGCTGTTGGAGgaagagccagagctgctgcccccacCAAAGCTCTTCAAGAAGGAAAGATATGCCTGGATAGATGGG gagcccagctccAATTCCCTGACTGCAGATAACTTGGAGAAGTTTGGGAAGCTGAACCACTCCCCAGGGGTCCCTGAGGATGGGGCCCTGCTCTCTGAGGCCAAGCTCCAAAGTATTATCAGTTTCCTGGATGAGATGGAGAAATCAGAGCAGGAGAGGCCCAGGtcagctgcctcagccacaCAGCGAGAG GGTCTCCTCTCCGAAGAGGAGCTGGCTCACTTGGAGCAGGCATCGGCTGTTGCCACGGAGGTCACCAGCTCCATCATGAGGCTGAAGCTGGAagtggaggagaagaagagaaccatcagcctgctgcagacagcGCTGGTGTGTGAGCCAGAT GCTCAGCAGAGGGAACTGACTGTCCGGCACATCAAACAGACCGAGAAGGAGCTTGGCCACCAGCTCAAGCTGCAGCGGGACCAGTATGAGGCAGCTATCCAGAGGCATCTCTCCTTCATTGACCAG CTCATTGATGATAAGAAGGTGCTGAGTGAGAAGTGTGAGGCTGTGGTAGCTGAGCTGAAACAAGTGGACCAGAAGTATGGCAAGAAGATCACGCAGATGCAGGAGCAGCATGAGCTG gTCTGGCGCACTTTGGGCCCCTTTTGTGAG GAGATTAAGAAACTGAAGGAACTGATGAGTGCAACTGAGAAAATCAGGCGGGAGAAGTGGATGGATGAGAAAACCAAAAAGATCAAAGAAATCACTGTGAAAG ggctggagccagagaTCCAAAAACTGATTGCCAAGCACAAGCAGGACATCAggaagctgaagctgctgcacgAGGCCGAGCTGCTGCAGTCGGACGAGCGCGCAGCCCAGCGCTACAGCCGGCAGGCGGAGGAGCTGCGGGGCCTGCTGGAGCgggagaaggaggagcagagcctgcGGGCACGGCAGCG gtgtgagcagcagctggagcaggaggagcaggcactgcagcagcaacgGCGTCGGCTCTATGCcgaggtggctgaggagaaggagCGGCTCAGCCAGCAAGCGGCCAG gcagagagcagaggtagAGGAGCTGCGgcggcagctggaggagagcagctcgGCTGTCACCAGGGCACTGAAGGAGGAGTacaccaaggagaaggaggagcaggagaggcagcatcAG GCAGAAGTGAAGGtgctgaaggagcagctggagatggaGAAGCAGGCCTGGGAGGCAAATTACATAAAGAAGGAG gaggcctggctgctctcccggGAACGAGAGCTGCGggaggagctgaggaaggagagggacaAAGAGATCGAGCTAGTGATCGAGCGCCTGGAGGCCGACATGTCCTCTGCCAGGGAGGAGtgtgagagagcagcagagaacag GATTAAGAGGATCCGAGACAAGTACGAGTtggagctccaggagctggagaggtctgagaggaagctgcaggaaCGCTGCAATGAGCTGAAGGGgcggctggcagagctggaaggggagAGTGTTCGTCTACAGGGCCTGCTGAAGCacaaggagcaggaggtggaggagatcCAGAAA gtgagggaCCAGCTGGCCCAGGAGCGGAGCAGCATGGCCGAAGTGATCCGTCAGGAATTCGCTGAcaagctgctggggatggaggaggagaacaagCAACTGAAGGTGGAGATGGCAGAGATGAGAGCCCGGCAGCGCCTGGAGCTGGACAGGATAGTGCAGGAGAAGGaccaagagctggaggaggttcacaggag GGTGAAGAGAGCAGTCgcaaggaaggaggagaatGTGAGCAGCCTCCGGAAGCAGTATGAG gtggctgtgcagagagctgACTGCCTGAAAGCCCTCCTGGAGCAACAGcgaaagcagctgctggctacCAAatga
- the CEP131 gene encoding centrosomal protein of 131 kDa isoform X7, translating to MKSATALCAVAARRTQLGARSWMCSLCPHLSVLCCRVPSLCSSMKSTRSSSSFQGGSAGDMELSLTGLPAPVWRRPGSASPAKHMVRSVSVTAEGKPKRNTLEDAGSRAMNNLRRSNSTTQVNQQVKSTRSSDQTDFLTFFESSSGGRKKPTSLSKTSPEKKTTWNVLDDQPRVVPGPSGSCSVEPPAGMRRKEAAVLLAANFTANNRSNKGAMGNCVTTMVHNNYSTTEKGPAPKSSNQVPNSLNNVVKATSNEDGESSSFVKSQKNFSSNNIMTCNNNSSLPWRKEVTEEEAERFIQQVNSAAVTIQRWYRRHSQRHRAAAAALGRLLASKREERQQRMEEGNILDLQEKKEEERRKVREEKARLARRAAIQELHQKRAQKALDAKRLAEEELVLVKESRRGAKKKPAKATSASNGSPASSVTKANNAEANFHSVPAEPEESCPADLSSMPLQDLGAEDKLQDVSSRETGGEELETVVTAVSRAQSKVTLNELLDTLRLLEEEPELLPPPKLFKKERYAWIDGEPSSNSLTADNLEKFGKLNHSPGVPEDGALLSEAKLQSIISFLDEMEKSEQERPRSAASATQREGLLSEEELAHLEQASAVATEVTSSIMRLKLEVEEKKRTISLLQTALAQQRELTVRHIKQTEKELGHQLKLQRDQYEAAIQRHLSFIDQLIDDKKVLSEKCEAVVAELKQVDQKYGKKITQMQEQHELEIKKLKELMSATEKIRREKWMDEKTKKIKEITVKGLEPEIQKLIAKHKQDIRKLKLLHEAELLQSDERAAQRYSRQAEELRGLLEREKEEQSLRARQRCEQQLEQEEQALQQQRRRLYAEVAEEKERLSQQAARQRAEVEELRRQLEESSSAVTRALKEEYTKEKEEQERQHQAEVKVLKEQLEMEKQAWEANYIKKEEAWLLSRERELREELRKERDKEIELVIERLEADMSSAREECERAAENRIKRIRDKYELELQELERSERKLQERCNELKGRLAELEGESVRLQGLLKHKEQEVEEIQKVRDQLAQERSSMAEVIRQEFADKLLGMEEENKQLKVEMAEMRARQRLELDRIVQEKDQELEEVHRRVKRAVARKEENVSSLRKQYEVAVQRADCLKALLEQQRKQLLATK from the exons ATGAAAAGCGctacagctctgtgtgctgttgCTGCTCGTaggacacagctgggagcaCGAAGCTGGATGTGCTCCCTCTGCCCTcacctctctgtgctgtgctgcagggttccttctctctgctctaGCATGAAGAGCAcccgcagcagctcctccttccagggtggcagtgctggtgacATGGAGCTGAGCCTGACTGGCCTCCCTGCGCCGGTCTGGCGGCGCCCTGGCAGCGCCTCTCCTGCCAAGCACATGGTGCGCTCCGTCTCGGTCACCGCCGAGGGCAAACCAAAGAGGAACACACTG GAAGATGCAGGATCTCGGGCAATGAACAACCTCCGGAGGTCCAACAGCACCACCCAGGttaaccagcaggtcaagagcaCACGCAG CTCAGACCAGACAGACTTCCTGACCTTCTTTGAGAGCAGttctgggggaagaaagaagccAACAAGTCTGAGCAAAACCTCCCCAGAAAAGAAGACTACGTGGAACGTCTTG GATGATCAGCCACGTGTGGTCCCTGGCCCCTCTGGTTCCTGCAGCGTTGAGCCACCAGCAGGGATGAGGAGGAAagaagctgctgtgcttctgGCAGCCAACTTCACCGCCAACAACAG AAGCAACAAGGGCGCAATGGGCAACTGTGTCACCACCATGGTGCACAACAACTACTCCACCACTGAGAAAGGCCCTGCACCCAAAAGCTCCAACCAGGTGCCCAACTCCCTCAA CAACGTTGTCAAAGCGACCTCgaatgaggatggtgaaagcagcagctttgtgaaGTCTCAGAAGAATTTCTCCAGCAACAACATCATGACctgcaacaacaacagcagTCTGCCCTGGAGGAAGGAGGTCAccgaggaggaggcagagag gTTCATCCAGCAGGTGAACTCGGCCGCCGTGACCATCCAGCGCTGGTACCGACGCCACTCGCAgcggcacagggcagctgcagcagctctggggcgcTTGTTGGCTTCCAAAAGGGAG gaaaggcagcagcgGATGGAGGAAGGGAACATCCTGGATTtgcaggagaagaaggaggaggaacgGCGGAAGGTCCGGGAGGAGAAGGCGCGGCTGGCCCGACGTGCTGCCATCCAG GAACTGCACCAGAAAAGGGCCCAAAAGGCTTTGGATGCAAAGCGGTTGGCAGAAGAAGAGCTTGTGCTGGTGaaggagagcagaaggggagcaAAGAAGAAGCCTGCCAAAGCAACTTCTGCAAGCAATGGCAGTCCAGCCAGCAGTGTCACCAAAGCCAACAATGCTG AGGCCAATTTCCACTCAGTacctgcagagccagaggaaagctgccctgcagaCCTCAGCTCCATGCCCTTGCAGGACCTTGGGGCAGAGGACAAGCTGCAG GATGTgagctccagagagacaggTGGTGAGGAACTGGAGACAGTGGtgactgctgtcagcagggctcAGTCCAAGGTCACACTCAACGAGCTGCTGGACACGCTCAGGCTGTTGGAGgaagagccagagctgctgcccccacCAAAGCTCTTCAAGAAGGAAAGATATGCCTGGATAGATGGG gagcccagctccAATTCCCTGACTGCAGATAACTTGGAGAAGTTTGGGAAGCTGAACCACTCCCCAGGGGTCCCTGAGGATGGGGCCCTGCTCTCTGAGGCCAAGCTCCAAAGTATTATCAGTTTCCTGGATGAGATGGAGAAATCAGAGCAGGAGAGGCCCAGGtcagctgcctcagccacaCAGCGAGAG GGTCTCCTCTCCGAAGAGGAGCTGGCTCACTTGGAGCAGGCATCGGCTGTTGCCACGGAGGTCACCAGCTCCATCATGAGGCTGAAGCTGGAagtggaggagaagaagagaaccatcagcctgctgcagacagcGCTG GCTCAGCAGAGGGAACTGACTGTCCGGCACATCAAACAGACCGAGAAGGAGCTTGGCCACCAGCTCAAGCTGCAGCGGGACCAGTATGAGGCAGCTATCCAGAGGCATCTCTCCTTCATTGACCAG CTCATTGATGATAAGAAGGTGCTGAGTGAGAAGTGTGAGGCTGTGGTAGCTGAGCTGAAACAAGTGGACCAGAAGTATGGCAAGAAGATCACGCAGATGCAGGAGCAGCATGAGCTG GAGATTAAGAAACTGAAGGAACTGATGAGTGCAACTGAGAAAATCAGGCGGGAGAAGTGGATGGATGAGAAAACCAAAAAGATCAAAGAAATCACTGTGAAAG ggctggagccagagaTCCAAAAACTGATTGCCAAGCACAAGCAGGACATCAggaagctgaagctgctgcacgAGGCCGAGCTGCTGCAGTCGGACGAGCGCGCAGCCCAGCGCTACAGCCGGCAGGCGGAGGAGCTGCGGGGCCTGCTGGAGCgggagaaggaggagcagagcctgcGGGCACGGCAGCG gtgtgagcagcagctggagcaggaggagcaggcactgcagcagcaacgGCGTCGGCTCTATGCcgaggtggctgaggagaaggagCGGCTCAGCCAGCAAGCGGCCAG gcagagagcagaggtagAGGAGCTGCGgcggcagctggaggagagcagctcgGCTGTCACCAGGGCACTGAAGGAGGAGTacaccaaggagaaggaggagcaggagaggcagcatcAG GCAGAAGTGAAGGtgctgaaggagcagctggagatggaGAAGCAGGCCTGGGAGGCAAATTACATAAAGAAGGAG gaggcctggctgctctcccggGAACGAGAGCTGCGggaggagctgaggaaggagagggacaAAGAGATCGAGCTAGTGATCGAGCGCCTGGAGGCCGACATGTCCTCTGCCAGGGAGGAGtgtgagagagcagcagagaacag GATTAAGAGGATCCGAGACAAGTACGAGTtggagctccaggagctggagaggtctgagaggaagctgcaggaaCGCTGCAATGAGCTGAAGGGgcggctggcagagctggaaggggagAGTGTTCGTCTACAGGGCCTGCTGAAGCacaaggagcaggaggtggaggagatcCAGAAA gtgagggaCCAGCTGGCCCAGGAGCGGAGCAGCATGGCCGAAGTGATCCGTCAGGAATTCGCTGAcaagctgctggggatggaggaggagaacaagCAACTGAAGGTGGAGATGGCAGAGATGAGAGCCCGGCAGCGCCTGGAGCTGGACAGGATAGTGCAGGAGAAGGaccaagagctggaggaggttcacaggag GGTGAAGAGAGCAGTCgcaaggaaggaggagaatGTGAGCAGCCTCCGGAAGCAGTATGAG gtggctgtgcagagagctgACTGCCTGAAAGCCCTCCTGGAGCAACAGcgaaagcagctgctggctacCAAatga
- the CEP131 gene encoding centrosomal protein of 131 kDa isoform X4 → MKSATALCAVAARRTQLGARSWMCSLCPHLSVLCCRVPSLCSSMKSTRSSSSFQGGSAGDMELSLTGLPAPVWRRPGSASPAKHMVRSVSVTAEGKPKRNTLEDAGSRAMNNLRRSNSTTQVNQQVKSTRSSDQTDFLTFFESSSGGRKKPTSLSKTSPEKKTTWNVLDDQPRVVPGPSGSCSVEPPAGMRRKEAAVLLAANFTANNRSNKGAMGNCVTTMVHNNYSTTEKGPAPKSSNQVPNSLNNVVKATSNEDGESSSFVKSQKNFSSNNIMTCNNNSSLPWRKEVTEEEAERFIQQVNSAAVTIQRWYRRHSQRHRAAAAALGRLLASKREERQQRMEEGNILDLQEKKEEERRKVREEKARLARRAAIQELHQKRAQKALDAKRLAEEELVLVKESRRGAKKKPAKATSASNGSPASSVTKANNAEANFHSVPAEPEESCPADLSSMPLQDLGAEDKLQDVSSRETGGEELETVVTAVSRAQSKVTLNELLDTLRLLEEEPELLPPPKLFKKERYAWIDGEPSSNSLTADNLEKFGKLNHSPGVPEDGALLSEAKLQSIISFLDEMEKSEQERPRSAASATQREGLLSEEELAHLEQASAVATEVTSSIMRLKLEVEEKKRTISLLQTALAQQRELTVRHIKQTEKELGHQLKLQRDQYEAAIQRHLSFIDQLIDDKKVLSEKCEAVVAELKQVDQKYGKKITQMQEQHELVWRTLGPFCEEIKKLKELMSATEKIRREKWMDEKTKKIKEITVKGLEPEIQKLIAKHKQDIRKLKLLHEAELLQSDERAAQRYSRQAEELRGLLEREKEEQSLRARQRCEQQLEQEEQALQQQRRRLYAEVAEEKERLSQQAARQRAEVEELRRQLEESSSAVTRALKEEYTKEKEEQERQHQAEVKVLKEQLEMEKQAWEANYIKKEEAWLLSRERELREELRKERDKEIELVIERLEADMSSAREECERAAENRIKRIRDKYELELQELERSERKLQERCNELKGRLAELEGESVRLQGLLKHKEQEVEEIQKVRDQLAQERSSMAEVIRQEFADKLLGMEEENKQLKVEMAEMRARQRLELDRIVQEKDQELEEVHRRVKRAVARKEENVSSLRKQYEVAVQRADCLKALLEQQRKQLLATK, encoded by the exons ATGAAAAGCGctacagctctgtgtgctgttgCTGCTCGTaggacacagctgggagcaCGAAGCTGGATGTGCTCCCTCTGCCCTcacctctctgtgctgtgctgcagggttccttctctctgctctaGCATGAAGAGCAcccgcagcagctcctccttccagggtggcagtgctggtgacATGGAGCTGAGCCTGACTGGCCTCCCTGCGCCGGTCTGGCGGCGCCCTGGCAGCGCCTCTCCTGCCAAGCACATGGTGCGCTCCGTCTCGGTCACCGCCGAGGGCAAACCAAAGAGGAACACACTG GAAGATGCAGGATCTCGGGCAATGAACAACCTCCGGAGGTCCAACAGCACCACCCAGGttaaccagcaggtcaagagcaCACGCAG CTCAGACCAGACAGACTTCCTGACCTTCTTTGAGAGCAGttctgggggaagaaagaagccAACAAGTCTGAGCAAAACCTCCCCAGAAAAGAAGACTACGTGGAACGTCTTG GATGATCAGCCACGTGTGGTCCCTGGCCCCTCTGGTTCCTGCAGCGTTGAGCCACCAGCAGGGATGAGGAGGAAagaagctgctgtgcttctgGCAGCCAACTTCACCGCCAACAACAG AAGCAACAAGGGCGCAATGGGCAACTGTGTCACCACCATGGTGCACAACAACTACTCCACCACTGAGAAAGGCCCTGCACCCAAAAGCTCCAACCAGGTGCCCAACTCCCTCAA CAACGTTGTCAAAGCGACCTCgaatgaggatggtgaaagcagcagctttgtgaaGTCTCAGAAGAATTTCTCCAGCAACAACATCATGACctgcaacaacaacagcagTCTGCCCTGGAGGAAGGAGGTCAccgaggaggaggcagagag gTTCATCCAGCAGGTGAACTCGGCCGCCGTGACCATCCAGCGCTGGTACCGACGCCACTCGCAgcggcacagggcagctgcagcagctctggggcgcTTGTTGGCTTCCAAAAGGGAG gaaaggcagcagcgGATGGAGGAAGGGAACATCCTGGATTtgcaggagaagaaggaggaggaacgGCGGAAGGTCCGGGAGGAGAAGGCGCGGCTGGCCCGACGTGCTGCCATCCAG GAACTGCACCAGAAAAGGGCCCAAAAGGCTTTGGATGCAAAGCGGTTGGCAGAAGAAGAGCTTGTGCTGGTGaaggagagcagaaggggagcaAAGAAGAAGCCTGCCAAAGCAACTTCTGCAAGCAATGGCAGTCCAGCCAGCAGTGTCACCAAAGCCAACAATGCTG AGGCCAATTTCCACTCAGTacctgcagagccagaggaaagctgccctgcagaCCTCAGCTCCATGCCCTTGCAGGACCTTGGGGCAGAGGACAAGCTGCAG GATGTgagctccagagagacaggTGGTGAGGAACTGGAGACAGTGGtgactgctgtcagcagggctcAGTCCAAGGTCACACTCAACGAGCTGCTGGACACGCTCAGGCTGTTGGAGgaagagccagagctgctgcccccacCAAAGCTCTTCAAGAAGGAAAGATATGCCTGGATAGATGGG gagcccagctccAATTCCCTGACTGCAGATAACTTGGAGAAGTTTGGGAAGCTGAACCACTCCCCAGGGGTCCCTGAGGATGGGGCCCTGCTCTCTGAGGCCAAGCTCCAAAGTATTATCAGTTTCCTGGATGAGATGGAGAAATCAGAGCAGGAGAGGCCCAGGtcagctgcctcagccacaCAGCGAGAG GGTCTCCTCTCCGAAGAGGAGCTGGCTCACTTGGAGCAGGCATCGGCTGTTGCCACGGAGGTCACCAGCTCCATCATGAGGCTGAAGCTGGAagtggaggagaagaagagaaccatcagcctgctgcagacagcGCTG GCTCAGCAGAGGGAACTGACTGTCCGGCACATCAAACAGACCGAGAAGGAGCTTGGCCACCAGCTCAAGCTGCAGCGGGACCAGTATGAGGCAGCTATCCAGAGGCATCTCTCCTTCATTGACCAG CTCATTGATGATAAGAAGGTGCTGAGTGAGAAGTGTGAGGCTGTGGTAGCTGAGCTGAAACAAGTGGACCAGAAGTATGGCAAGAAGATCACGCAGATGCAGGAGCAGCATGAGCTG gTCTGGCGCACTTTGGGCCCCTTTTGTGAG GAGATTAAGAAACTGAAGGAACTGATGAGTGCAACTGAGAAAATCAGGCGGGAGAAGTGGATGGATGAGAAAACCAAAAAGATCAAAGAAATCACTGTGAAAG ggctggagccagagaTCCAAAAACTGATTGCCAAGCACAAGCAGGACATCAggaagctgaagctgctgcacgAGGCCGAGCTGCTGCAGTCGGACGAGCGCGCAGCCCAGCGCTACAGCCGGCAGGCGGAGGAGCTGCGGGGCCTGCTGGAGCgggagaaggaggagcagagcctgcGGGCACGGCAGCG gtgtgagcagcagctggagcaggaggagcaggcactgcagcagcaacgGCGTCGGCTCTATGCcgaggtggctgaggagaaggagCGGCTCAGCCAGCAAGCGGCCAG gcagagagcagaggtagAGGAGCTGCGgcggcagctggaggagagcagctcgGCTGTCACCAGGGCACTGAAGGAGGAGTacaccaaggagaaggaggagcaggagaggcagcatcAG GCAGAAGTGAAGGtgctgaaggagcagctggagatggaGAAGCAGGCCTGGGAGGCAAATTACATAAAGAAGGAG gaggcctggctgctctcccggGAACGAGAGCTGCGggaggagctgaggaaggagagggacaAAGAGATCGAGCTAGTGATCGAGCGCCTGGAGGCCGACATGTCCTCTGCCAGGGAGGAGtgtgagagagcagcagagaacag GATTAAGAGGATCCGAGACAAGTACGAGTtggagctccaggagctggagaggtctgagaggaagctgcaggaaCGCTGCAATGAGCTGAAGGGgcggctggcagagctggaaggggagAGTGTTCGTCTACAGGGCCTGCTGAAGCacaaggagcaggaggtggaggagatcCAGAAA gtgagggaCCAGCTGGCCCAGGAGCGGAGCAGCATGGCCGAAGTGATCCGTCAGGAATTCGCTGAcaagctgctggggatggaggaggagaacaagCAACTGAAGGTGGAGATGGCAGAGATGAGAGCCCGGCAGCGCCTGGAGCTGGACAGGATAGTGCAGGAGAAGGaccaagagctggaggaggttcacaggag GGTGAAGAGAGCAGTCgcaaggaaggaggagaatGTGAGCAGCCTCCGGAAGCAGTATGAG gtggctgtgcagagagctgACTGCCTGAAAGCCCTCCTGGAGCAACAGcgaaagcagctgctggctacCAAatga